In Amphiura filiformis chromosome 2, Afil_fr2py, whole genome shotgun sequence, one DNA window encodes the following:
- the LOC140146064 gene encoding uncharacterized protein isoform X2, whose translation MSPDNAMDSQATVGVSIKMVKNYQELGGGVDKEMLYAVVRYSLNVRPRFRQLKDYQMLSSLNVRQMVIMSPDNAMDSQATVGVSIKMVKNYQELGGGVDKEMLYAVVLRYSLNVRPRFRQLKDYQMLSSLNVRQMVIMSPDNAMDSQATVGVSIKMVKNYQELGGGVDKEMLYAVVLRYSLIVRPRFRQLKDYQMLSSLNVRQMVIMSPDNAMDSQATVGVSIKMVKNYQELGGGVDKEMLYAVVLRYSLIVRPRFRQLKDYQMLSSLNVRQMVIMSPDNAMDSQATVGVSIKMVKNYQELGGGVDKEMLYAVVLRKSLYIQKPPKLPTSPLFLNVIKITWISTYRWMQKMATNVSYIRRRRVLS comes from the exons ATGAGTCCAGACAATGCTATGGATTCACAGGCGACTGTTGGTGTGTCAATCAAGATGGTGAAGAACTACCAGGAACTAGGAGGAGGCGTGGACAAGGAGATGTTGTATGCGGTGGTACGA TACTCACTCAATGTCAGACCAAGGTTCAGGCAGCTCAAGGATTACCAGATGCTTTCATCCCTCAATGTAAGGCAAATGGTGATTATGAGTCCAGACAATGCTATGGATTCACAGGCGACTGTTGGTGTGTCAATCAAGATGGTGAAGAACTACCAGGAACTAGGAGGAGGCGTGGACAAGGAGATGTTGTATGCGGTGGTACTACGA TACTCACTGAATGTCAGACCAAGGTTCAGGCAGCTCAAGGATTACCAGATGCTTTCATCCCTCAATGTAAGGCAAATGGTGATTATGAGTCCAGACAATGCTATGGATTCACAGGCGACTGTTGGTGTGTCAATCAAGATGGTGAAGAACTACCAGGAACTAGGAGGAGGCGTGGACAAGGAGATGTTGTATGCGGTGGTACTACGA TACTCACTCATTGTCAGACCAAGGTTCAGGCAGCTCAAGGATTACCAGATGCTTTCATCCCTCAATGTAAGGCAAATGGTGATTATGAGTCCAGACAATGCTATGGATTCACAGGCGACTGTTGGTGTGTCAATCAAGATGGTGAAGAACTACCAGGAACTAGGAGGAGGCGTGGACAAGGAGATGTTGTATGCGGTGGTACTACGA TACTCACTCATTGTCAGACCAAGGTTCAGGCAGCTCAAGGATTACCAGATGCTTTCATCCCTCAATGTAAGGCAAATGGTGATTATGAGTCCAGACAATGCTATGGATTCACAGGCCACTGTTGGTGTGTCAATCAAGATGGTGAAGAACTACCAGGAACTAGGAGGAGGCGTGGACAAGGAGATGTTGTATGCGGTGGTACTACGA AAATCGTTATATATCCAGAAACCACCAAAGCTCCCAACGAGCCCCCTATTTTTGAATGTCATAAAGATTACGTGGATATCAACGTACCGTTGGATGCAGAAGATGGCGACGAATGTTTCATACATCCGTCGGAGGAGAGTTTTGTCGTAA
- the LOC140146064 gene encoding uncharacterized protein isoform X1, translated as MSPDNAMDSQATVGVSIKMVKNYQELGGGVDKEMLYAVVRYSLNVRPRFRQLKDYQMLSSLNVRQMVIMSPDNAMDSQATVGVSIKMVKNYQELGGGVDKEMLYAVVLRYSLNVRPRFRQLKDYQMLSSLNVRQMVIMSPDNAMDSQATVGVSIKMVKNYQELGGGVDKEMLYAVVLRYSLNVRPRFRQLKDYQMLSSLNVRQMVIMSPDNAMDSQATVGVSIKMVKNYQELGGGVDKEMLYAVVLRYSLIVRPRFRQLKDYQMLSSLNVRQMVIMSPDNAMDSQATVGVSIKMVKNYQELGGGVDKEMLYAVVLRYSLIVRPRFRQLKDYQMLSSLNVRQMVIMSPDNAMDSQATVGVSIKMVKNYQELGGGVDKEMLYAVVLRKSLYIQKPPKLPTSPLFLNVIKITWISTYRWMQKMATNVSYIRRRRVLS; from the exons ATGAGTCCAGACAATGCTATGGATTCACAGGCGACTGTTGGTGTGTCAATCAAGATGGTGAAGAACTACCAGGAACTAGGAGGAGGCGTGGACAAGGAGATGTTGTATGCGGTGGTACGA TACTCACTCAATGTCAGACCAAGGTTCAGACAGCTCAAGGATTACCAGATGCTTTCATCCCTCAATGTAAGGCAAATGGTGATTATGAGTCCAGACAATGCTATGGATTCACAGGCGACTGTTGGTGTGTCAATCAAGATGGTGAAGAACTACCAGGAACTAGGAGGAGGCGTGGACAAGGAGATGTTGTATGCGGTGGTACTACGA TACTCACTCAATGTCAGACCAAGGTTCAGGCAGCTCAAGGATTACCAGATGCTTTCATCCCTCAATGTAAGGCAAATGGTGATTATGAGTCCAGACAATGCTATGGATTCACAGGCGACTGTTGGTGTGTCAATCAAGATGGTGAAGAACTACCAGGAACTAGGAGGAGGCGTGGACAAGGAGATGTTGTATGCGGTGGTACTACGA TACTCACTGAATGTCAGACCAAGGTTCAGGCAGCTCAAGGATTACCAGATGCTTTCATCCCTCAATGTAAGGCAAATGGTGATTATGAGTCCAGACAATGCTATGGATTCACAGGCGACTGTTGGTGTGTCAATCAAGATGGTGAAGAACTACCAGGAACTAGGAGGAGGCGTGGACAAGGAGATGTTGTATGCGGTGGTACTACGA TACTCACTCATTGTCAGACCAAGGTTCAGGCAGCTCAAGGATTACCAGATGCTTTCATCCCTCAATGTAAGGCAAATGGTGATTATGAGTCCAGACAATGCTATGGATTCACAGGCGACTGTTGGTGTGTCAATCAAGATGGTGAAGAACTACCAGGAACTAGGAGGAGGCGTGGACAAGGAGATGTTGTATGCGGTGGTACTACGA TACTCACTCATTGTCAGACCAAGGTTCAGGCAGCTCAAGGATTACCAGATGCTTTCATCCCTCAATGTAAGGCAAATGGTGATTATGAGTCCAGACAATGCTATGGATTCACAGGCCACTGTTGGTGTGTCAATCAAGATGGTGAAGAACTACCAGGAACTAGGAGGAGGCGTGGACAAGGAGATGTTGTATGCGGTGGTACTACGA AAATCGTTATATATCCAGAAACCACCAAAGCTCCCAACGAGCCCCCTATTTTTGAATGTCATAAAGATTACGTGGATATCAACGTACCGTTGGATGCAGAAGATGGCGACGAATGTTTCATACATCCGTCGGAGGAGAGTTTTGTCGTAA